One window of the Cryptococcus gattii WM276 chromosome E, complete sequence genome contains the following:
- a CDS encoding Hypothetical Protein (Similar to SGTC gene model, INSD accession EAL20861.1), whose product MEDLSSISRSLREILNSSTEGQGTLAEFVQKYLESDDTGVQRAACEAILELLEEGDEETRAQRRTLLLEDSALTHISLIIPLSSTAPATVHRLIQLISTYSRPREILMGLSESLQYVIDRAEGFTVSDDEGNGQPLDDDDVDFESLWAEWQMIISGLVIAIPRLPNVRSTPTLLSLSEEISQSIRSLGPHTSTLWSRTCLVMLCSLVDNTWNWTQRTTDKGGEQASLLSGILFEALVLLGDKVDACLTERWFLQTFPKYGNGPHVSKLPEEHDGKWLGGAVVYKRALDIAEKLCPTPSLIDRIIYSSNRSAHGTFAAFNILAATIPLGTIDSHLPDPLPQSLLEDIMPVMCAALSGTSIDAGAVWLWWIANRALETKKDGAQVVNIGYDEVTMLIELLIPLTAQHPGPVMRLALFKLIGTLISLLPSRSKILALRHLLEPENPFDTVRIESMSILREETASNNDLLSPELLAQLAPILFPPPTLSDPDSPFNLSCSDLLSSPNPSWWTEVANYIWFLSIRDNTSRSGVRSTYRGELIVWLEAVRLKLNETVRYIQEENDNVKEVAEVLPGHGVEFFLNRWGDALDRARAVLDV is encoded by the exons ATGGAAGACTTGAGTTCCATCTCTCGATCTCTTAGGGAAATCCTCAACTCCTCAA CTGAGGGACAAGGAACTCTGGCTGAATTCGTCCAAAAGTACCTCGAATCGGATGATACTGGAGTTCAGAGGGCAGCATGCGAGGCGATACTTGAGCTTTTGGAGGAGGGCGATGAGGAGACTCGAGCGCAGAGACGT ACGCTCTTATTAGAAGATAGTGCCCTGACTCATATATCACTCATCATTCCCCTGTCAAGCACGGCCCCTGCGACGGTACACAGGTTGATTCAACTCATCTCGACGTATTCAAGACCCCGGGAAATACTTATGGGATTATCAGAATCCCTGCAATATGTGATTGATCGGGCCGAGGGATTTACTGTAAGCGATGACGAGGGAAATGGTCAGCCGTtggacgatgatgatgtcgATTTTGAGTCACTGTGGGCAGAATGGCAAATGATCATTAGCGGACTCGTGATAG CTATTCCGCGACTTCCAAATGTCAGAAGCACCCCTACACTCTTATCTCTTTCTGAAGAGATTTCACAATCCATCAGGTCACTCGGTCCTCACACATCTACTTTGTGGTCCAGGACTTGCTTAGTGATGCTTTGTTCCCTGGTTGATAACACATGGAATTGGACCCAAAGAACAACGGATAAAGGTGGAGAACAAGCT TCATTACTATCCGGGATTTTGTTTGAGGCTCTTGTTTTGCTCGGCGACAAGGTAGATGCTTGCCTCACGGAACGATGGTTCCTGCAAACCTTCCCCAAGTATGGAAATGGCCCTCATGTTTCCAAACTACCTGAGGAGCATGACGGAAAGTGGCTTGGGGGAGCTGTGGTGTATAAGAGGGCTTTA GATATCGCTGAGAAGCTGTGTCCTACCCCATCTCTTATTGATCGAATCATCTACTCTTCCAATCGCTCCGCCCATGGTACATTTGCCGCATTCAACATATTAGCTGCTACCATTCCCCTTGGTACTATCGATTCCCATCTTCCTGATCCACTGCCACAAAGCCTCTTGGAAGATATAATGCCAGTCATGTGCGCCGCTCTCAGCGGAACAAGTATAGATGCTGGTGCTGTATGGCTATGGTGGATCGCCAACAGAGCTCTTGAGACCAAGAAGGACGGGGCACAAGTAGTCAATATTGGGTATGATGAAGTGACCATGTTGATCGAG TTACTTATACCACTGACCGCCCAACACCCTGGTCCCGTCATGCGGCTGGCCTTATTCAAACTCATTGGGACCTTAATATCGTTGTTGCCAAGCAGAAGCAAGATTCTAGCTCTAAGACAT CTTTTGGAGCCTGAGAATCCCTTCGATACAGTTCGCATAGAGAGTATGTCCATATTACGGGAGGAAACGGCCAGTAACAAT GACCTTTTGTCACCCGAGCTTCTTGCCCAACTCGCCCCCATCTTGTTTCCCCCACCAACTCTCAGCGACCCCGATTCACCATTCAATCTCTCTTGCTCTGATCTTTTATCTTCACCTAATCCGTCATGGTGGACAGAAGTGGCTAATTACATTTGGTTTTTGTCCATCCGTGACAATACCAGTAGGTCAGGCGTGAGAAGTACCTACAGGGGGGAGTTAATCGTGTGGCTTGAGGCGGTACGCTTAAAACTGAATGAGACTGTCAGATACATACAGGAGGAGAATGACAATGTAAAGGAAGTGGCAGAAGTGCTTCCCGGCCATGGGGTAGAGTTTTTCTTAAATCGTTGGGGGGATGCCTTAGATAGAGCAAGAGCGGTGCTGGATGTATGA
- a CDS encoding Hypothetical Protein (Similar to TIGR gene model, INSD accession AAW43915.1) — MTDILFESFAKLIYRLGNPPRSQVTNDLYSPDEIFTSWLNHLCKPFPIHTGKRLFRLLFPHLGPRRRYGLKEQKLVQELSKILGAKTLNQWDNVRWNDIGETGTGCLGHEIEALAKNRSTSGENGRSLLTISALDTLLDELAASSSFSQLSQLPDAPRPIEKILTILYCEWKLSPYALSVLTQIILRDLRPLQDPIPCLPIRNPTALLRIKTKNSPCQLSLKDAMKCWDKRMWDLYNGGYGNLDLCADLLEQNPLMDPSKNHGPIVGVNVAVSSGFFMQIHVDAQNPYPKITIFSKSTRDSTQDRLNTHAIICHALNLPVNPSLPLHRLLSQRTQSTIAFCPQRKVHKSVILEAEVVPFNENSREGDRGPGIEEFWWLGHAGVSAGAMNWAFSGKSLPSVTSRHLCLVFFDILHIDGEGLLNHTYEERRRLLEDVIMIIPGFSQLAESTKISLQGQPEHALDDLEYVFKKNINLREEGLVIKAAESTYTKMQWQWVKLKKDYIPNLGDCIDLVLLGAGWDINRARELRVDTSVFTTFYVGALTNAERAKSRCETPHFEILFLVSYGCSRSELEAYNENIRLGRWKNKPFDKDDPFKRLYELRWPRLQKIYDPRERQWTEALSALSLISIAYSSLGYKCLSASSYGKNSPRFQDSIDAAWRSASHLSVTDIPDFLSPSPKLQGQKRSKSEADLSGCKVKDEPLTPRSSPLGPSATDRVEIAKRKYTEMASRRLREVMTKGEGMTGESRTEIPPAGYRPTTTAASSVADQIIQSKSRRLSASAGLSLSVIPFKEKVQLDKLHGLTSLITTAGQSTEEPLAKRLSEASGIAATTMQQKARNSDVQRWGKPLSLKSRIKLAMRQAGKVS; from the exons ATGACGGATATTTTGTTCGAAAG CTTTGCTAAGCTTATCTATCGCCTTGGAAATCCACCGAGGTCTCAAGTGACCAACGACCTCTATTCGCCAGATGAAATATTCACCTCATGGCTCAACCATCTGTGCAAACCCTTTCCCATTCACACTGGGAAACGTCTATTTCGTCTGCTATTCCCCCATTTGGGAcccagaagaagatatgGACTGAAGGAACAAAAGCTTGTCCAGGAGCTTTCCAAAATTTTGGGCGCAAAAACCTTGAACCAATGGGACAATGTTCGCTGGAATGATATAGGTGAAACAGGGACAGGCTGTCTAGGTCATGAGATAGAAGCACTAGCAAAAAATCGA TCGACATCCGGCGAGAATGGCAGATCCCTTCTAACCATAAGTGCGCTGGACACCTTGCTTGATGAGCTAGCcgcttcttcatcattctcTCAACTGTCTCAACTTCCTGATGCTCCTCGGCCAATTGAAAAAATACTTACTATTCTATATTGCGAATGGAAACTTTCACCCTACGCTCTTTCCGTTCTCACTCAGATTATTTTGCGCGATCTGCGGCCCCTTCAGGATCCGATCCCATGTCTACCCATTAGGAACCCTACTGCTTTGCTGCGGATCAAGACTAAAAATTCGCCTTGCCAGCTGAGCTTAAAAGACGCAATGAAGTGCTGGGATAAACGTATGTGGGATCTCTACAACGGGGGATATGGTAACTTGGACCTTTGCGCGGATCTTCTGGAACAAAATCCACTAATGGACCCCTCCAAGAACCATGGGCCTATCGTAGGGGTCAATGTCGCAGTAAGTTCAGGGTTTTT CATGCAAATTCACGTGGATGCCCAAAATCCATATCCCAAGATTACGATTTTTAGCAAATCCACCAGGGATAGCACTCAAGACAGGCTCAATACTCATGC TATTATATGCCATGCTCTCAACCTTCCTGTAAATCCGAGTCTTCCCTTGCACCGGTTACTGTCACAGAGAACACAGTCAACTATTGCCTTTTGTCCTCAACGCAAGGTTCACAAATCTGTCATTCTAGAGGCAGAGGTTGTGCCCTTCAACGAAAACTCTAGAGAAGGAGATCGTGGGCCAGGAATAGAGGAGTTCTGGTGGTTGGGACACGCAGGGGTTTCAGCAGGGGCTATGAACTGGGCATT CTCCGGCAAAAGCCTCCCGAGCGTTACAAGCCGTCATTTGTGCCTCGTTTTCTTTGATATATTGCATATCGATGGTGAAGGACTGCTCAACCATACTTACGAAGAGCGAAGGAGGTTGCTAGAGGACGTCATCATGATTATACCGGGCTTT AGTCAGCTGGCTGAAAGCACCAAAATTTCTTTGCAAGGCCAGCCGGAGCATGCCTTGGAT GACCTGGAATATGTCTTCAAAAAGAACATCAATCTTCGGGAAG AGGGTTTGGTTATCAAAGCCGCCGAGTCCACTTACACTAAAATGCAATGGCAATGGGTAAAATTGAAG AAAGACTACATTCCAAACCTGGGTGATTGTATTGATTTGGTCCTTCTTGGCGCAGGCTGGGACATTAATCGGGCACGAGAGTTACGAG TCGATACATCTGTCTTTACCACGTTCTACGTTGGTGCACTCACTAACGCAGAGCGCGCCAAATCTCGCTGCGAGACTCCTCATTTTGAGATTCTATTCCTCGTTTCTTATGGTTGTAGCAGAAGTGAACTGGAGGCGTATAATGAGAACATACGACTAGGTAGATGGAAAAATAAACCATTTGACAAGGACGATCCATTTAAACGA CTTTACGAATTACGATGGCCAAGGCTCCAAAAGATCTATGATCCTCGCGAACGACAATGGACGGAAGCTCTTTCTGCACTTTCTTTGATTTCGATCGCCTACTCTTCCCTAGGCTACAAGTGTTTATCAGCGTCATCCTATGGAAAAAATTCCCCTCGCTTTCAAGACTCGATAGACGCCGCTTGGAGATCAGCAAGTCACCTCAGCGTTACGGACATACCTGATTTCCTATCGCCTAGTCCAAAATTGCAAGGCCAGAAGAGGTCAAAATCAGAGGCCGACCTATCGGGCTGCAAGGTGAAAGATGAACCTTTGACGCCACGATCGTCCCCCCTAGGACCGTCAGCTACAGATAGGGTGGAAATTGCTAAAAGGAAGTACACAGAAATGGCTAGCAGACGACTGAGAGAGGTCATGACAAAAGGGGAAGGAATGACTGGTGAATCAAGGACTGAGATTCCACCAGCGGGATATCGCCCAACGACTACAGCAGCATCCAGCGTGGCTGATCAAATAATCCAGTCAAAGAGCAGAAGACTGTCCGCATCCGCTGGTCTATCCTTGTCCGTGATACCTTTCAAAGAGAAAGTGCAATTGGATAAATTACATGGTTTAACCTCCCTTATAACGACTGCTGGTCAGTCGACGGAAGAGCCATTGGCCAAGCGACTGTCGGAGGCATCTGGAATAGCTGCGACAACTATGCAGCAAAAAGCAAGAAATTCAGATGTTCAAAGGTGGGGAAAGCCATTGTCATTAAAGTCAAGAATAAAGCTGGCAATGAGACAGGCTGGGAAGGTTTCGTAA